A genomic segment from Kyrpidia tusciae DSM 2912 encodes:
- a CDS encoding P1 family peptidase: protein MRENGDGPGTTSDGVQRAAWFPLPGVRIGHAHDLRARTGCTVVLTPEGAAAGVDVRGSAPGTRETDLLDPVNLVQEVHGVLLAGGSAFGLAAADGVMRYLEERGYGLDVGVGRVPIVPGAVLFDLAVGDGSRRPDAVMGYAACEAAREVPERGRVGAGAGATVGKALGHLRAMDGGLGTAAVQLPGGLVVAAVVAVNAVGHVVDPATGEILAGPLGEDGKPLDTLAVWNTGPGFGVLLPGTNTTIGVVVTNARMSKVQAKKVATMAHDGLARVIRPAHTMYDGDALFALAVGGVTAPVDLVGAWAAETVAAAVLDGVRQSASNGGAGRGD from the coding sequence GTGAGGGAGAACGGAGACGGTCCGGGGACGACGTCGGACGGGGTGCAACGGGCGGCATGGTTTCCTCTGCCCGGTGTAAGGATCGGACACGCCCACGATCTACGGGCGAGGACCGGCTGTACGGTGGTTCTCACCCCGGAGGGGGCGGCGGCCGGTGTGGATGTGCGCGGGTCTGCGCCGGGCACCCGGGAAACGGATTTGCTCGACCCGGTGAATCTGGTGCAAGAGGTGCACGGGGTGCTTCTCGCCGGGGGCAGCGCCTTCGGTTTGGCGGCGGCGGACGGGGTGATGCGTTACCTGGAGGAGCGGGGATACGGCCTGGATGTCGGGGTGGGGCGGGTCCCCATTGTGCCCGGTGCGGTGCTGTTTGATTTGGCCGTGGGAGACGGTTCCCGCCGGCCGGACGCGGTGATGGGTTATGCGGCGTGCGAGGCGGCCCGGGAGGTCCCGGAACGGGGGCGGGTCGGGGCTGGAGCCGGCGCCACGGTGGGGAAGGCGCTGGGCCACCTGCGCGCCATGGACGGCGGGCTGGGGACAGCTGCCGTGCAATTGCCAGGGGGTCTCGTCGTTGCGGCGGTGGTGGCGGTGAATGCCGTGGGACACGTTGTGGACCCCGCCACCGGGGAGATTCTCGCCGGGCCCCTGGGGGAAGACGGGAAGCCCTTGGACACACTGGCGGTGTGGAACACAGGGCCGGGTTTCGGCGTCCTGCTGCCCGGGACGAACACCACCATCGGGGTTGTGGTGACCAACGCCCGGATGAGCAAAGTCCAGGCGAAGAAGGTGGCGACCATGGCTCATGACGGCTTGGCCCGGGTGATCCGACCGGCCCACACCATGTATGACGGGGATGCGCTGTTCGCTCTGGCCGTCGGCGGCGTGACCGCACCGGTGGATCTGGTCGGTGCGTGGGCGGCCGAGACGGTGGCGGCGGCCGTCCTCGACGGGGTTCGACAATCGGCTTCGAACGGCGGAGCGGGCCGGGGCGATTGA
- a CDS encoding M20 family metallopeptidase: protein MKTAHYIEIDQDELIRLTQALVRIPSVYRPGEPGGTEAEVALFIADYLRKLGVEVFVEEAAPGRPNVIGRIRGRGPGKTLLFEGHTDVVTAGDPGRWSVDPFGGELLDGRIYGRGACDTKGNTAAMILAAKALLDAGRDFPGTILLCIPVDEEGMMIGIKHFIRQGWARGVDGAIICEPEENQICVAQKGALRIRLDFAGKMAHGAMPYAGINPIPRLAKFLVNVEQWEEREVRRLGRHPYLGVPHITPTIVRAPAEGEAQVNVVPGEATVFLDLRTVPGQDHERLVADVRRILDSLAAGDPDFSASFEVLDDRPCTETEPGDPVVRAVAEAYRAVTGREPVYNGVPGATDGTFLHAWAGIPVVTTGAGSRTLPHQVDEYVEVEELLVTARMYAEAARRFLAGSGAGES, encoded by the coding sequence TTGAAGACTGCGCACTACATCGAAATCGACCAAGATGAACTCATCCGTCTGACCCAGGCGTTGGTCCGCATCCCGAGCGTGTATCGGCCCGGAGAACCCGGCGGCACCGAAGCCGAGGTGGCCCTGTTCATTGCAGACTATCTTAGGAAACTCGGGGTGGAAGTGTTTGTGGAGGAGGCCGCCCCGGGCCGACCGAACGTGATCGGCAGAATTCGGGGCCGGGGGCCGGGGAAAACCCTCCTGTTCGAGGGTCACACCGATGTGGTGACCGCCGGGGATCCCGGACGATGGTCGGTGGATCCCTTCGGCGGCGAGTTGTTGGATGGAAGGATCTACGGCCGGGGAGCCTGCGACACCAAAGGCAACACCGCGGCGATGATCCTGGCCGCCAAAGCCCTTCTGGATGCCGGCCGGGATTTTCCGGGGACGATTCTGCTGTGCATTCCCGTGGATGAAGAGGGCATGATGATCGGGATCAAACATTTTATCCGCCAAGGGTGGGCCCGGGGGGTCGACGGCGCGATCATTTGCGAACCTGAAGAAAATCAGATTTGTGTGGCGCAAAAGGGGGCTTTGAGGATCCGGTTGGATTTCGCCGGGAAAATGGCCCACGGGGCCATGCCGTACGCCGGGATTAACCCCATTCCCCGTCTGGCCAAATTCCTGGTGAATGTGGAACAATGGGAGGAGCGCGAGGTGCGCCGGCTGGGGCGCCATCCGTACCTGGGGGTGCCGCACATCACCCCGACCATCGTTCGGGCGCCCGCCGAAGGAGAGGCCCAGGTCAACGTGGTACCCGGGGAGGCGACGGTCTTCCTGGATCTGCGGACGGTGCCCGGGCAGGACCACGAGCGGCTCGTCGCGGACGTCCGGCGCATCCTCGATTCCCTGGCCGCCGGGGATCCGGATTTTTCGGCTTCCTTCGAGGTGCTGGATGATCGCCCGTGCACCGAGACCGAGCCCGGGGACCCCGTGGTGCGCGCCGTGGCGGAAGCGTACCGGGCGGTGACGGGACGGGAACCGGTCTACAACGGCGTGCCGGGGGCCACGGACGGGACGTTCCTGCACGCCTGGGCGGGGATTCCCGTGGTCACCACCGGCGCCGGCAGCCGGACGCTGCCCCATCAGGTGGACGAGTATGTCGAAGTGGAGGAACTTTTGGTCACGGCCCGGATGTACGCCGAAGCGGCTCGGCGGTTCCTGGCCGGATCAGGGGCGGGGGAATCGTGA
- a CDS encoding energy-coupling factor transporter transmembrane component T family protein has translation MSSFELTRYVTIGQYIPADSAVHRLDPRVKIILFAMLVLTAAFASTYTGNVVMAAACLLVLIVSRVPVGYGLSGLRPALPFVVVLFILQVLFLGKGPGAVVLWQAGWFSVTADGLKIAVVAVMRFLEILCLVSVLTLTTTVNDLARGTEALLRPLARIRFPVHEVTLILTITVRFVPTFAMEMEKLVKAQASRGADFGHFRWWQVVRRTKQTFPVIIPLFVSAMHRAEDLITAMEARGYVPGARRTTYTEYRMQARDGVAAVLVVAFCAAMWLIRFPV, from the coding sequence GTGAGCAGTTTTGAGTTGACCCGGTATGTCACCATCGGACAGTATATTCCCGCAGATTCGGCGGTCCATCGCCTGGATCCCCGGGTGAAAATCATCCTTTTCGCCATGCTGGTTTTGACGGCGGCCTTTGCGTCGACGTACACCGGAAATGTCGTCATGGCGGCGGCGTGTCTGCTGGTTCTGATCGTCTCCCGGGTGCCGGTGGGCTACGGCCTGTCGGGATTGCGCCCGGCCCTGCCTTTTGTGGTGGTGCTGTTCATTCTGCAGGTGCTGTTCTTGGGCAAGGGCCCCGGAGCGGTGGTGCTTTGGCAGGCGGGATGGTTCAGTGTCACCGCCGACGGACTCAAAATCGCCGTGGTGGCGGTGATGCGATTTTTGGAAATCCTATGTTTGGTCAGTGTTCTCACCCTGACCACCACGGTGAACGATCTGGCCCGGGGCACCGAGGCCCTGCTCCGGCCGCTGGCCCGCATCCGGTTTCCCGTTCATGAAGTGACCTTGATCCTGACCATCACCGTGCGCTTTGTCCCGACGTTTGCCATGGAAATGGAGAAACTGGTGAAGGCACAGGCCAGTCGGGGGGCGGATTTCGGGCATTTTCGCTGGTGGCAGGTGGTTCGGCGCACGAAACAGACGTTTCCGGTCATCATTCCATTGTTTGTCAGTGCGATGCACCGCGCCGAGGATCTCATCACCGCCATGGAAGCCAGGGGCTATGTTCCGGGCGCCCGGCGAACCACCTATACCGAGTACCGGATGCAGGCCCGGGACGGGGTGGCGGCGGTCTTGGTGGTCGCCTTCTGTGCGGCCATGTGGTTGATCCGGTTTCCCGTGTAG
- a CDS encoding SDR family oxidoreductase: MSAEGTQPVGEAMLRLAGKTAVITGAASGMGRAGAELFARHGAAVVVADLDGEGAERVAATIRDAGGRATAVRVDVTREEDARLMVETAVREFGRIDVLFNNAGIPMPFTPVEEVRLEDWQRIMDVNVKGVFLGCRAAVPHMKRQGGGVILSTASTAGIRPRPGLNAYCASKGAVIALTKSLALELAPWKIRVNCINPVATDTPMLNQFIGGGDLEEGRRRFLETVPLGRLAQPEDIARAALFLASDEADLITGVALEVDGGRCV, encoded by the coding sequence ATGTCGGCGGAAGGAACACAACCAGTCGGTGAGGCGATGCTGAGACTCGCGGGAAAGACGGCGGTGATCACCGGGGCGGCCTCGGGAATGGGCCGGGCAGGCGCAGAGCTGTTCGCCCGCCACGGGGCGGCGGTGGTGGTGGCCGACCTGGACGGAGAAGGGGCTGAGCGGGTGGCGGCGACCATTCGGGACGCCGGTGGACGGGCGACGGCGGTCCGGGTGGACGTGACCCGGGAGGAGGATGCCCGGCTCATGGTCGAGACGGCGGTGCGGGAGTTCGGTCGCATCGACGTGCTCTTCAACAACGCCGGGATTCCCATGCCCTTCACACCGGTGGAGGAAGTTCGGTTGGAGGACTGGCAGCGGATCATGGATGTCAATGTAAAGGGTGTGTTTCTGGGATGCCGGGCGGCAGTGCCGCACATGAAACGCCAAGGGGGAGGGGTGATCCTCAGTACGGCGTCCACCGCGGGCATTCGGCCGCGGCCCGGTCTCAACGCTTATTGCGCATCCAAGGGTGCGGTGATCGCACTCACCAAATCCCTCGCTCTGGAGTTGGCGCCCTGGAAGATCCGGGTGAACTGCATCAACCCCGTGGCCACCGACACCCCGATGTTGAACCAGTTTATCGGCGGCGGGGATCTTGAGGAGGGACGGCGGCGGTTCTTGGAAACGGTGCCGCTCGGCCGGCTCGCTCAGCCCGAGGACATCGCCCGGGCCGCCCTGTTCCTGGCCTCGGATGAGGCCGATCTCATCACCGGTGTGGCCTTGGAAGTGGACGGCGGACGATGTGTCTGA
- a CDS encoding energy-coupling factor transporter ATPase: protein MNEPLIRVEDVYFSYADREDRSKAAGSVDGAEPGEGAGLTTGGEDRQWTDRQTGGRQPAEIQSETDTADTDGLVLRGASLEVFPGEFVAILGHNGSGKSTLAKHLNGLLVPRRGAVRVAGLDTSDHRNIGQIRRMVGMVFQHPDNQIIAATVEEDVAFGLENLALPREEMRRRVEDALRRVGMWEYRHRSPHHLSGGQKQRVAIAGVLAMRPACIVLDEATSMLDTPGREEVMAAVRELRAAGVTVVAVTHHMEEAALADRIVVIHEGRVVMQGLPEEVFGRRQEVLAALHLDVPAAAAVSRRIAEVLPGFPMCIRTEELVREVERRVKSGGPAVRTADIPGEGVFSYPGSFGFHAAGQIEGRPTAVRPEPGSECAEDRGEGNRTGQGTGGAADERPGKSADPIIAARGLGYVYMKKTPLEHRALRDVTLSIPRGGVTALVGHTGSGKSTLVQHFNGLIPVQEGHLTVDVSGYADPRRDWKILRTRVGLVFQQAEDQLFERLIGDDVAFGPWRLGLAIDEVRERVRRAMEMVGIPFEWKDRPVYALSGGQRRKVAIAGVLALRPEVLVLDEPTAGLDPRSRDELLEHLLRLNREEGVTLVFITHNLTEVARFADQVILMEGGTAVWSGSPDELFDDPQRCARWNVGVPPHVEVVHRLRERGVAVEAEGYSPDAVAEALIRRLLSEPGVEVGG, encoded by the coding sequence GTGAACGAACCGTTGATTCGCGTGGAAGACGTATATTTTTCTTACGCCGACCGGGAGGATCGATCGAAGGCGGCGGGTTCCGTGGACGGTGCCGAACCGGGGGAGGGTGCCGGATTGACGACGGGCGGCGAAGATCGTCAGTGGACCGATCGACAGACGGGGGGCCGGCAGCCCGCGGAAATCCAGTCCGAGACGGATACCGCGGACACGGACGGTCTGGTCCTGCGCGGAGCCTCCCTGGAGGTGTTCCCCGGGGAATTCGTCGCGATCCTCGGCCATAACGGGTCGGGAAAATCGACGCTGGCCAAGCACCTGAACGGCCTGTTGGTACCCCGGAGGGGCGCCGTGCGGGTGGCGGGGCTGGATACCTCAGACCATCGGAATATTGGACAGATCCGCCGCATGGTGGGCATGGTCTTTCAACACCCGGACAATCAGATCATCGCCGCGACGGTGGAAGAGGATGTGGCTTTCGGTCTGGAGAATCTCGCTCTTCCCAGGGAGGAGATGCGTCGGCGGGTGGAGGACGCCCTGCGCCGGGTGGGAATGTGGGAATACCGGCACCGCTCCCCGCATCACCTGTCCGGGGGGCAAAAACAGCGGGTGGCCATCGCCGGGGTCCTGGCCATGCGTCCGGCGTGCATCGTTCTGGATGAAGCCACCAGCATGCTGGATACCCCCGGCCGGGAGGAGGTCATGGCGGCCGTTCGCGAGCTTCGGGCGGCGGGAGTGACGGTGGTGGCCGTCACCCACCACATGGAAGAGGCGGCCTTGGCCGACCGCATCGTCGTGATCCACGAGGGCCGGGTGGTGATGCAGGGGCTTCCGGAGGAAGTGTTCGGTCGGCGTCAGGAGGTTTTGGCCGCGCTCCACTTGGACGTGCCGGCGGCGGCCGCCGTATCCCGCCGGATCGCCGAGGTGCTCCCGGGGTTTCCGATGTGCATTCGAACCGAGGAACTCGTCCGGGAGGTGGAGCGGCGGGTGAAGTCCGGCGGCCCCGCGGTCCGTACGGCAGATATCCCCGGAGAAGGAGTTTTTTCTTACCCCGGATCTTTCGGTTTTCACGCCGCCGGTCAAATTGAAGGTCGGCCGACCGCGGTACGGCCGGAGCCGGGTTCGGAGTGCGCAGAGGATCGGGGGGAAGGGAATCGGACGGGACAAGGGACAGGAGGCGCGGCGGACGAGCGCCCCGGCAAATCGGCTGACCCGATCATCGCCGCCCGGGGCCTCGGCTATGTCTACATGAAAAAGACGCCCTTGGAACACCGGGCACTTCGGGACGTGACCCTCTCGATCCCCCGGGGCGGCGTCACGGCCCTGGTTGGACACACCGGATCCGGAAAATCCACCTTGGTGCAGCATTTTAACGGTCTGATCCCCGTCCAGGAAGGGCACCTGACGGTGGATGTGTCCGGATACGCCGACCCGCGGCGGGATTGGAAAATCCTCCGCACCCGGGTGGGCCTGGTGTTTCAACAGGCCGAAGACCAACTGTTCGAGCGGCTGATCGGGGATGATGTGGCGTTCGGGCCCTGGCGGCTGGGACTGGCCATCGATGAGGTCAGAGAACGGGTTCGCCGGGCCATGGAGATGGTGGGGATTCCTTTCGAATGGAAAGATCGGCCGGTATATGCCCTGAGCGGCGGCCAGCGGCGGAAAGTGGCCATCGCTGGGGTCTTGGCCCTGCGCCCGGAAGTACTGGTGCTCGACGAACCCACGGCGGGCCTCGACCCACGTTCCCGGGACGAACTGCTCGAGCATTTGCTGCGGTTGAACCGGGAGGAGGGGGTGACCCTGGTGTTCATCACCCACAATTTGACCGAGGTGGCCCGGTTCGCCGACCAGGTCATCCTTATGGAGGGAGGGACAGCGGTGTGGTCCGGTTCGCCGGATGAGCTGTTTGACGACCCGCAGCGCTGTGCGCGGTGGAATGTGGGTGTCCCTCCTCACGTCGAGGTGGTGCACCGTCTCCGGGAGCGGGGTGTTGCCGTTGAGGCTGAGGGCTACTCTCCCGATGCGGTGGCCGAGGCGTTAATCAGGCGGTTGCTGTCGGAACCGGGCGTCGAGGTGGGGGGATGA
- a CDS encoding tartrate dehydrogenase, with translation MRTHRIAVIPGDGIGPEVVREGVKVLEAAAVRAGMFRLEFDWLPWNCSYYRRHGRMMPADGIEQLRTYDGIYLGAVGDPSVPDHVSVWQLILPIRKAFQQYVNLRPAKLLAGLESPLRHKEARDLDFVIVRENTEGEYSDIGGRLHPGTPVEMAVQTSVFTRYGIERVARYALSLARRRRGHVAVATKSNGLAHTMPYWDEVIRSCRVEFPDVDVSFYHVDALSTLFVLRPETLDVVLATNLFGDILSDLGAAVVGGLGVAPAGNINPEKRFPSMFEPVHGSAPDIAGKGIANPIAAIWSGAMMLEHLGHPEPAAEVVRAIEQVLAEGRVWTRDLGGTASTEEVGDAVVRALEHPRPVGARPR, from the coding sequence GTGCGGACCCACCGCATCGCTGTGATCCCGGGGGACGGGATCGGACCGGAAGTCGTCCGGGAAGGCGTGAAAGTTCTGGAGGCGGCCGCCGTCCGTGCCGGGATGTTCCGCCTGGAATTCGATTGGCTTCCCTGGAATTGCTCGTATTATCGGCGTCACGGCCGGATGATGCCGGCGGACGGCATCGAACAGTTGCGCACCTATGACGGCATCTATCTCGGAGCCGTCGGGGACCCCTCGGTGCCCGATCACGTGTCGGTTTGGCAGCTGATTCTGCCCATCCGGAAAGCTTTCCAACAATATGTCAACCTGCGACCGGCCAAGCTCCTGGCCGGGTTGGAGAGTCCCCTTCGCCACAAGGAGGCCCGGGACCTCGATTTTGTCATCGTCCGGGAAAACACCGAAGGGGAATACTCGGACATCGGCGGACGACTTCATCCCGGCACGCCGGTGGAGATGGCGGTGCAGACCAGTGTTTTCACCCGATACGGGATCGAACGGGTGGCCCGGTACGCCCTGTCTCTGGCCCGGAGGCGCCGGGGCCATGTGGCCGTGGCCACCAAATCGAACGGGTTGGCGCACACGATGCCCTACTGGGACGAGGTGATCCGGAGTTGCCGGGTGGAGTTTCCCGATGTCGATGTGTCCTTTTATCACGTCGACGCCCTGAGTACGCTTTTTGTGCTGCGGCCGGAGACTCTGGACGTGGTTCTGGCCACCAATCTCTTCGGCGACATCCTCTCCGACCTCGGGGCGGCGGTGGTCGGGGGGCTGGGCGTGGCTCCGGCGGGGAACATCAACCCGGAAAAGCGCTTCCCTTCGATGTTCGAGCCGGTGCACGGCTCGGCTCCGGACATCGCCGGCAAAGGCATCGCCAATCCGATTGCCGCCATCTGGAGCGGAGCCATGATGTTGGAGCATTTGGGGCACCCGGAGCCGGCGGCGGAGGTGGTGCGGGCGATCGAACAGGTCTTGGCGGAGGGCCGGGTGTGGACCCGGGATTTGGGCGGTACGGCGAGCACCGAAGAGGTGGGGGACGCTGTCGTCCGCGCCCTGGAGCACCCGCGACCGGTCGGGGCGAGACCGAGGTGA
- a CDS encoding MFS transporter: MSQIKDAARAAQVRRAAVASTVGTAIEWYDFFLYGTVAALVFPHLFFPKSDVYVGTLQSFTTFALGFLARPIGAAIFGHYGDRLGRKATLIITLGLMGVSSAIIGILPTYTSIGLWAPILLTVLRMLQGIGVGGEWGGSVLLSMEWGNQRRRGLMASWPQMGVPLGLVLSSGTVALFIAISGPGFLTWGWRIPFLLSLVLVAIGLFIRLRVMETPHFQKVVEERKVIDVPVVEVIRRHPKEIILSALIRMAEQAPFYIFISFVLSYGKTNLGFGEGFLTLATTTAGILSLFTIPFFGHLSDVIGRKNMYMAGAVLVLLYAFPYFALLDTKLPALVFLAIIVSMIPHDALYGPQAAFIAEHFPTNLRYSGASIGYQLASVVAGGPAPLIATWLLHTYGTGYSISVYIVINAVITIIATAMMKERAKVEIDKELPV; encoded by the coding sequence CCCGTGCCGCCCAGGTGCGGCGGGCGGCCGTTGCCAGCACCGTTGGAACGGCCATCGAGTGGTATGATTTTTTCTTGTACGGCACCGTGGCGGCTTTGGTTTTCCCTCATTTGTTTTTTCCGAAATCCGATGTTTATGTCGGAACATTGCAATCGTTTACGACATTTGCACTTGGCTTTTTGGCCCGTCCGATCGGAGCGGCGATCTTCGGCCATTACGGAGATCGCCTCGGGCGGAAAGCGACGTTGATCATCACCCTGGGGTTGATGGGCGTGAGCAGCGCCATCATCGGCATCCTGCCGACCTACACCTCCATCGGTCTCTGGGCCCCCATCCTGCTCACGGTACTGCGGATGTTGCAGGGTATCGGGGTCGGCGGGGAATGGGGCGGGTCGGTGTTGCTGTCCATGGAGTGGGGCAACCAGCGGCGCCGGGGACTGATGGCGTCCTGGCCGCAGATGGGGGTGCCCTTGGGCCTGGTGCTCTCCTCCGGGACGGTGGCTCTGTTTATCGCCATTTCCGGCCCGGGATTTCTCACCTGGGGCTGGCGGATTCCCTTTTTGCTAAGTTTGGTGCTCGTCGCCATCGGTCTGTTTATCCGGCTGCGGGTGATGGAAACCCCGCATTTCCAGAAAGTGGTTGAAGAACGGAAGGTCATTGACGTTCCCGTCGTGGAAGTAATCCGGCGGCATCCCAAGGAGATTATCCTTTCCGCCCTGATCCGAATGGCTGAACAGGCGCCGTTTTATATTTTTATCTCGTTTGTTCTGAGTTATGGGAAAACAAACTTGGGATTTGGCGAGGGTTTTCTCACCCTGGCGACCACAACCGCGGGGATCTTGTCGCTATTTACCATTCCCTTTTTCGGCCACCTGTCCGACGTGATCGGGCGAAAAAATATGTATATGGCCGGTGCCGTGTTGGTGTTGTTGTATGCGTTCCCGTACTTTGCCCTGCTCGATACGAAACTCCCAGCATTGGTGTTCTTGGCCATCATTGTGTCCATGATCCCCCACGACGCCCTGTACGGCCCCCAGGCGGCCTTTATCGCGGAACATTTTCCGACCAATCTGCGGTACAGCGGGGCGTCCATCGGCTATCAGTTGGCTTCGGTGGTGGCAGGCGGCCCGGCACCGCTCATTGCCACCTGGCTGCTCCACACATACGGAACCGGGTACTCGATCAGCGTGTACATCGTGATCAACGCAGTCATTACCATCATCGCCACGGCCATGATGAAAGAGCGGGCTAAGGTGGAAATCGATAAGGAACTGCCGGTTTAA
- a CDS encoding ECF transporter S component: MSMKQKSVLTVRQIVVSGVLGAIAVLLGVTQLGFIPVPTAAGHATIMHVPAIIGGILEGWVVGGIIGLIFGISSFLNATVPLFKDPLVAILPRLFIGVAAYFVYRGLRRWNDPLAVGVAAFVGSATNTVLVLGMAVVRNYMSLGVAASVAVLNGLPEAVVSVIVTLAVVLAWKRVDRRSSKARI; encoded by the coding sequence ATGAGCATGAAACAGAAAAGTGTGTTGACGGTCCGCCAAATCGTGGTCAGCGGTGTGTTGGGTGCCATTGCGGTGCTTCTGGGTGTGACGCAGTTGGGGTTCATTCCGGTGCCCACCGCGGCCGGACACGCCACCATTATGCACGTGCCGGCCATTATCGGGGGGATTTTGGAAGGCTGGGTGGTCGGCGGCATTATTGGATTGATTTTTGGGATTTCGTCGTTCTTGAATGCCACGGTGCCCCTGTTCAAAGATCCGTTGGTGGCGATCCTGCCGAGGTTGTTCATCGGTGTGGCGGCCTATTTTGTCTATCGGGGGCTGCGTCGGTGGAATGATCCGCTGGCGGTGGGGGTGGCCGCTTTTGTGGGCTCCGCGACCAACACGGTGTTGGTTTTGGGCATGGCCGTGGTGAGAAACTACATGTCCCTCGGGGTGGCCGCGTCGGTGGCGGTGTTGAACGGCCTGCCCGAAGCGGTGGTCTCGGTGATCGTGACCCTGGCGGTGGTGCTGGCCTGGAAGCGGGTGGACCGGCGATCGTCCAAGGCGCGGATCTAG
- a CDS encoding aldehyde dehydrogenase family protein has product MIAERMTIAGRDGLPVYGLWIDGKAVEGAEPVLVRNKYTGEPMAWVCTASREDVDRAVAAAERSFRSRPLSPFERYEWLSAAATWIRARREELVNLLVDEVGKPHKDTVVEVDRAYHAMLLAAEEAKRIGGEVLPVDSIPGSERKMGFAIRVPLGVVAGITPFNYPFLLAVHKIAPALAAGNAIVIKPAPQTPISTLVLVQGLVECGGPPGHVQVIQGGAEVGQWMLEHPGFRFYTFTGSARAGERIKAGTGLRRVALELGNSSPNIVHSDADLARAVRICAARAFSAAGQACISVQRLYVHAPIFDEFVERFVERVRALKVGDPRDPKTDVGPMISEQDAVRAETWVREAVAQGARLLAGGTRDRAILEPTVLTDVRPDMKVVCEEVFAPVVTITKYNTFDEALAMANDSPYGLQAGLFTRDVGRIMRAARELQYGGVIVNDASTYRSDLVPYGGVKGSGIGREGPKYAIEEMTDLHVVIVDLTEEGEDR; this is encoded by the coding sequence GTGATTGCAGAACGCATGACCATCGCCGGCCGAGACGGTCTGCCGGTGTACGGGCTGTGGATCGACGGCAAAGCGGTGGAAGGGGCGGAGCCGGTTCTGGTGCGCAACAAATACACCGGCGAGCCCATGGCCTGGGTGTGCACGGCCTCCCGGGAAGACGTGGACCGGGCGGTGGCGGCGGCGGAACGATCTTTCCGCAGCCGGCCGTTGTCGCCCTTCGAGCGGTATGAATGGCTCAGCGCCGCCGCGACGTGGATCCGGGCCCGCCGGGAGGAACTGGTGAACCTGTTGGTGGACGAAGTGGGCAAGCCCCACAAGGACACCGTGGTGGAGGTGGACCGGGCCTACCACGCCATGCTCCTGGCGGCCGAGGAGGCCAAGCGCATCGGGGGCGAGGTGCTTCCCGTGGACAGCATCCCGGGATCCGAACGCAAAATGGGCTTCGCGATCCGGGTGCCCCTGGGTGTCGTGGCGGGGATCACCCCCTTCAACTATCCGTTTTTGCTGGCGGTCCACAAAATCGCCCCGGCCCTGGCGGCGGGCAACGCCATCGTCATCAAACCCGCACCTCAAACTCCCATTTCCACCCTGGTGTTGGTCCAAGGGCTTGTGGAGTGCGGCGGGCCTCCCGGCCACGTTCAGGTGATCCAGGGCGGGGCGGAGGTCGGCCAATGGATGCTGGAGCACCCGGGTTTTCGGTTCTACACCTTCACCGGGAGCGCCAGGGCGGGGGAGCGGATCAAGGCCGGGACCGGGCTGCGGCGGGTCGCGCTGGAACTCGGGAACAGTTCGCCCAACATCGTTCATTCCGACGCCGATTTGGCGCGGGCGGTGCGGATCTGTGCGGCCCGGGCGTTCTCCGCGGCGGGCCAGGCGTGTATTTCCGTCCAGCGGCTGTACGTCCATGCGCCGATTTTTGACGAATTTGTCGAGCGGTTTGTGGAGCGGGTCAGGGCCCTGAAGGTCGGGGATCCCCGGGATCCGAAAACGGATGTCGGGCCGATGATCAGTGAACAGGACGCCGTCCGTGCCGAAACCTGGGTGCGGGAGGCGGTGGCCCAAGGGGCCCGGCTGCTCGCCGGGGGAACCCGGGACAGGGCGATCCTGGAGCCCACGGTGCTGACGGACGTGCGGCCGGATATGAAGGTGGTGTGCGAAGAGGTCTTCGCTCCGGTGGTGACGATCACGAAGTACAATACGTTCGACGAGGCTCTGGCCATGGCCAACGACTCGCCTTACGGACTTCAGGCCGGACTGTTCACCCGGGACGTGGGCCGGATCATGCGGGCCGCCCGGGAGCTGCAATACGGCGGGGTGATTGTGAACGATGCTTCGACGTATCGGTCCGACCTGGTGCCTTACGGCGGCGTCAAAGGCAGCGGCATCGGCCGGGAGGGGCCGAAATACGCCATCGAAGAGATGACGGATTTGCACGTGGTGATCGTCGATTTGACCGAGGAAGGGGAGGACCGTTGA